The DNA region CATCGTCCGGGTCGGACACGGGAGGTCACCGGATGACGCGCGCCTGCATCGTGGGCTGGGCCCACACCCCCTTCGGCAAGCTCGAGGAGCCCGATGTCGAGGGGCTGATCGCCCGGGTCTCGGGCGAGGCGCTGGCCCATGCCGGCGTCGAGGACGCGCAGGTCGACGGCATCTACGTGGGCTCGATGAACACCGGCTTCTCGAAGCAGGGCTTCGAGGGCTCGCTGGTGGCGGTGAACCGGCCGGGCCTCGCCCACGCCCCGGCGACCCACCTGGAGAACGCCTGCGCCACCGGGTCGGCGGCCCTCTACGCGGCCCTCGACTTCGTCGACAGCGGCCGCGGCCGGGTCGCCCTGGTGATCGGCGCCGAGAAGATGACGGCCAAGAGCGTCGCCGAGACCGGCGACATCCTGCTGGGCGCCTCCTACCGGAAGGAGGAGGCCGACATCGAGGGCGGGTTCGCGGGCGTGTTCGGGCGGATCGCGGCGGGCTACTTCCAGCGCTACGGCGACCGCAGCGAGGAGCTGGCCCGCATCGCCGCCAAGAACCACCGCAACGGCGTCGGCAATCCCTACGCGCAGCTGCGCAAGGATCTCGGCTTCGACTTCTGCAACCGGGTCTCGGAGAAGAACCCCTACGTGGCCGCCCCCCTGCGGCGCACGGACTGCTCGCTGATCTCGGACGGCGCGGCGGCCCTGGTGGTGGCCGATGCCGAGACGGCCGAGGGCCTGGAGCGGGCGATCGGCTTCCGCGCCCGGGCCCACGTCAACGACATCCTGCCCCTGTCCCGCCGCGACCCGGCGGAGTTCAAGGGCGCGCGGATGGCTTGGGAGAGGGCGCGGGCCCAGGCCGGGATCGCCAACGAGGACCTCTCCTTCGTGGAGACCCACGACTGCTTCACGATCGCCGAGCTGATCGAGTACGAGGCGATGGGCCTCGCCGCGCCGGGCGAGGGTTTTCGCGTGGTGCGCGAGGGGCTCGCAGAGAAGGGCGGCCGGCTGCCGATCAACCCGTCCGGCGGGCTCAAGGCCAAGGGCCATCCCGTCGGCGCCACCGGCGTGTCCATGCACGTCATGGCCTGCCTCCAGCTCATGGGCGAGGCCGGCGAGATGCAGGTGCCCAGGGCGGAGCTCGCCGGGATCTTCAACATGGGCGGCGCGGCGGTGGCCAACTACGTGTCGATCCTGGAGCGGCGTCGCTGAGACGACTCCGGGCGCGTTCCGGCGGCACGCTTCGCCGGTCGCGGGATAACGCTGTCGGCTCTCGCGTTTCCCGAACCCCTGCGGGCTTGTCGAACGAGCTTCGGGTCCGGTGACATCGGCTGGGGGCGAGCGCAGGTCCCCTCTCCCGCTCGGGAGAGGGGGGCCTGTCGCCCCGCTCAGCCCAGCCGATCCAGCGCCTGCTGGAGATCGGCGATCAAGTCGGCCTCGCTCTCCAGACCGATCGAGAGCCGGACGGTCTCGGGCCCGACCTGCGCGGCGGCCTTCTCGTGCTCCGGCAGCTGCCGGTGCGTGGTCGAGGACGGGTGGATCGCCAGCGACTTGATCTCGCCGATGTTCACCAAGTGCGAGATCAGCTCCAGACCGGCGATGAATTCCAAGGCCGCCGGCTCGCCGCCCTTCAGCGCGAAGGTGAAGATCGAGCCCGGCCCGTCCGGGGTGTAGCGGCGGGCGAGGTCCTCGCCGGGCTGGCCCGGCAGCATCGGGTAGCTCACCCAGGCCACCGCCGGGTGATCCTTCAGGAAGGCCGCCACCGTCCGCGCGTTGGCGCAGTGCCGCTCCATGCGAAGCGGCAGGGTCTCGATCCCCATGAGCGTCAGGAACGCGTTCATCGGCGACAGGCCGGGCCCGAGGTCGCGCAGGCCGAAGAACCGGCACGCCGCCGCGAAGGGCGTCTCCGGGAAGGCCTCGGTGAGCACCAGCCCGTCGTAGTCCGGCCAGGGCTCGGTGATCAGATTGTAGCCGCCCGCCTTCGCCCAGTCGAAGCGGCCGGCGTCGCAGATCACGCCGCCGATGGTCTGGCCGGAGCCGCTGAGGAACTTCGAGGTGGAGTGCCAGACGATGTCGGCGCCGTGCTCGATCGGCCGGATCAGGGCCGGTGAGGCCAGGGTGTTGTCCACGACGAGCGGCAGGTTGTGGCGGCGGGCCACCGCGGCGATCCCGTCGAGATCCACCACCGACGCGCAGGGGTTCACGATCGACTCGCAGAAGATGGCCCGGCAGTCCGGCGTGATGGCCGCCTCGAAATCCTCCGGGGCCATGCCGCGCGCGAAGCGGGGCTTCAGGTCGTAGCGCCCGTCGAGGCGGCGCATCAGGCCGAGCGACCCGCCGAACAGGCGCGGGGACGCGACATAGGCGTCGCCGCTCTTCAGCAGCGTCATCAGGACCAGCTGCATAGCCGACTGTCCGGAGGACACCGCCACCCCGGCCTTCGCGCCCTCCAGGTCGGCGATCCGGCGCTCCAGCGCGGCGACCGTCGGGTTGGAACCGCGCGAGTACGAGAAGCCGGTCCGGCGGCCGGCGAAGATGTCGGCGGCCTGCTCGGTCGAGTCGAAGACGAAGCCGTTGGTGAAGTAGATCGGCTGGACCCGCGCGCCCGTTGCGGGATCCGGCGCCGCGCCGGCGTGGATCGCCCGGGTCGCGAAGCGGTGCGGTCGGTTCTGGTCCGTCATGGCTCTCGGTCGGGTGTTCGGGGCCCGGACCGGGTGTCAGCCCGAGCCGATCCCCGCGTCAAGCCGCGCGGCGGATGAAGGCCTGCAGGGTCCGGACCAGGGTGGTCGGCTCGTAGGGCTTCGGGATGAACCGGGCGCCCTCCGGCATGTCGTTGGGGCCGGGCGTACCCATGCCCGACACGACCAGCACGGGAATCAACGGCCAGCGATGCGCGACGAGGCGCGCCAGGGCGAAGCCGTCCATCGACCCCTGCGGCATGTCGACGTCGGTCATCAGGACGCCGACGTCGTCGCGGTTCTCCAGGACCTTCAGCGCCTTGTCGGCGTGCGACGCCTCGACGACGGTGAAGCCCGCATCCGCGAGGGTATCCGAGGCCTCCATCAGCAGGAGGCCGTCATCTTCCACCAGGAGAACGACGGGTTGGTCGGACGGGCTATCTGACATCAGACCTGCGAAGGTGAGTCTTAATTCCGAAACCCGCGCCCTATTCCTCCTGGGCTCCCCCCGTCAAGGCGCGGGGCCGGATCCGTCAGGCGGCCTCCTCGCGCTTGCCGAGGCGCTTGTCGAGGTAGGTGTCGACCGTCTGGGTCAGTTCCTCGACCTTCCCGTCGAAGAAATGGTTGGCGCCCTCGACCATCTGGTGCTCGATGATGACGCCCTTCTGGGTCTTCACCTTCTCGATCACCGGCATGACCTCGCGGGCGGGCGCCACCCGGTCCTCGGATCCGTGCACGAACAGGCCGGAGGAGGGGCAGGGGGCCAGGAAGGTGAAGTCGTAGCGGTTTGCCATGGCGGCGATGGAGATGAAGCCCTCGATCTCGGGGCGGCGCATCAGGAGCTGCATGCCGATCCACGAGCCGAAGGACACGCCCGCGATCCAGCAGGACTTCGCCTCCGGGTTGACCGACTGCACCCAATCGAGGGCGGCCGCGGCGTCCGACAGCTCGCCCGAACCGTGGTCGAACGATCCCTGGCTGCGCCCGACCCCGCGGAAATTGAAGCGCAGGGCAGCGAAACCGCGGTTGGCGAAAGTGTAGAAAAGGTTGTACACAATTTGATTGTTCATCGTACCCCCGAACTGGGGGTGCGGGTGCAGGATGATGGCGATCGGCGCGCCGCGCTTCTTGGGGGCTTGGTAACGGCCTTCCAGGCGGCCGGCCGGGCCGGTGAAGATCACTTCGGGCATCGCTCGTCTCTCGCTCTGGAGATCGCCCGCCGGGCGATCGGCGCGGCGGCGCAGCAGCCTTGACTCGTCGCGCACGCACCATAAAAGCAGTCTTAGAACAGTTCTAGTCGATTAGAACTGTTCTAAACAAGCCGTCCGAAGCACCGCGCAGGCTGCCACGCCGACCGTGCTGGGTCGGCGGGATCTCATTTTCTCGGCGCGCCTTAGCACGGCGAGCCGGTGCGCGGGCAAGGAATTGTGACGCGCCGCAGCAGGGGGCCTAACGGAACGCGGATGAGCCGGGCACGCGCCTATCTCGACTACAACGCCACCGCCCCGGTCCGGCCGGCCGTCGCGGAGTCGGTCGCGCGCGCGCTCACGCTCCCCGGCAACCCGTCCTCGATCCACGCGGAGGGGAGGGCCGCCCGGGCAGCCCTAGAAGCGGCGCGGACCGAGGTCGCGGGTCTCGTGAATGCCCGAGCCGAGCAGGTCGTCTTCACCAGCGGCGGGACCGAGGCGGCGAACGCGGTCCTGTCGGGTGCCCTCCGTCGCCGCGGCGACGCGGCACCGACGCGGTTGCTCCACTCGGCCACGGAGCATCCCTGTGTCGCGGCCGGTCACCGATTCCCGGACGCGGCCGTGCAGGAAGTGCCGGTCACCGCCGACGGCGTGGTCGATCTCGCCGCCCTGGAGGCGCGACTCGCCGCTCTCACGGACGAGACCCTGCTCCTCTCGGTCCATGCCGCCAACAACGAGACCGGCGCGGTGCAGCCGCTGGCCGAGATCGTCGGCTTGGCGCGGGCGCACGGCCGGACCCTGGTCCACAGCGACGCGGTGCAGGCAGCCGGCAAGATCCCCCTCGACATGGCGGCGCTCGGCCTCGACGCGCTGACGCTGTCGGGCCACAAGTTCGCGGCGCCCAAGGGCGTCGGCGCGTTCGTGCTGGCCGAGGGCGTCACCCTGGAGACCGCCTTCCTCCGCGGCGGCGGCCAGGAGCGGCGCCTGCGCTGCGGCACCGAGTGCCTGCCGGCCCTCGTCGGGATGGGCGAGGCCGCCCGGATCGCCCGGGAAGCCCTCGACCCGGAGGCCGCGCGCCTCTCGGCACTTCGGGACCGGATCGAGGCCGGCGTGCGGGCCATGGCGCCCGACGCGGCGGTGTTCGCCGCCGGGGCGCCGCGCCTGCCCAACACCCTGAGTTTCTCGGTCCCGGGCCTCGACGCGCCCGCGGCCCTGATCGCCCTCGACCTCGCCGGCGTGGCGGTGTCGTCGGGCTCGGCCTGCTCCTCCGGCAAGGTCGCGCGCTCGGCGACCCTCGCCGCGATGGGTGTCGGTCCTGACCTCGCCGGGGGGGCGCTGCGCGTCAGCCTCGGCTGGAACACGGTGGACGAGGAGGTGGCATGCTTCCTCGACGCCTTCGAACGGGTCTTGGAGACCCTATATAGACGGCGAGGCCAGGCGGCCTGAGCGCCGCACCCCGCTTTCCGACAGACGCTTCCCGGTCCTTGACGCCGGAGATGCCTAGGAGACGCTGATGCCTGCTGTGCAGGAAACCATCGACCGGGTCCGCTCGATCGACCTCGACCAGTACAAGTACGGGTTCGAGACCACGATCGAGATGGAGAAGTCCGAGAAGGGCATCTCCGAGGACGTCGTCCGCTTCATCTCGGCCAAGAAGAACGAGCCCGCGTGGCTGCTGGAGTGGCGCCTCGACGCCTATCGGCGCTGGCTGACCATGAAGGAGCCGGAGTGGGCCCGGGTCTCCTACGACAAGGTCGACTACAACGACATCTATTACTACGCGGCACCCAAGCGCCCGGCGGCGATGTCGCTCGACGAGATCGATCCCGAGATCCTGAAGACCTACGAGAAGCTCGGCATCCCGCTGCGCGAGGTCGAGGTGCTGGAAGGCATCGCGCCCGAGCGCCGCGTCGCGGTCGACGCCGTGTTCGACTCGGTCTCGGTGGCCACCACCTTCAAGAAGGAGCTGTCGAAGGCCGGCGTGATCTTCATGCCGATCTCCGAGGCCGTGCAGGAATATCCCGAGCTGGTGCAGAAGTACCTGGGCTCGGTGGTGCCGGTGACCGACAACTTCTTCGCGACGCTGAACTCGGCCGTCTTCTCCGACGGGTCGTTCGTCTACATCCCGCCGGGCGTCCGCTGCCCGATGGAGCTGTCGACCTATTTCCGCATCAACGAGCGCGACACCGGCCAGTTCGAGCGCACGCTGATCATCGCCGACAAGGGCAGTTACGTCTCGTATCTCGAGGGTTGCACCGCCCCGAAGCGCGACGACAATCAGCTCCACGCCGCGGTGGTCGAGTTGGTCGCCCTGGATGATGCCGAGATCAAGTACTCGACCGTTCAGAATTGGTACCCGGGCGACAACGAGGGCAAGGGTGGCATCTACAACTTCGTGACGAAGCGCGGCGATTGCCGCGGCGCCCGCTCGAAGATCTCGTGGACCCAGGTCGAGACCGGCTCGGCGATCACCTGGAAGTACCCGTCCTGCATCCTGCGCGGCGACGATTCGCGCGGCGAGTTCTACTCGATCGCGGTGTCGAACGGCATGCAGCAGGTCGATTCCGGCACCAAGATGATCCACCTCGGCAAGAACACGACGAGCCGGATCATCTCGAAGGGCATCTCGGCCGGCCGGTCGCAGAACACCTACCGGGGCCTCGTCTCGGCGCACCGGAAGGCCAAGGGCGCGCGCAACTTCACGAACTGCGACTCCCTGCTGATCGGCGATCAGTGCGGCGCGCACACCGTGCCGTACATCGAGTCGAAGAACGCCTCGGCCGTCTTCGAGCACGAGGCCACCACCTCGAAGATCTCCGAGGAGCAGAAGTTCTACTGCCAGCAGCGCGGCCTCTCCGAGGAGGAGGCGACCGCGCTCATCGTCAACGGCTTCGTCCGGGACGTGCTGCAGCAGCTGCCCATGGAGTTCGCCGTCGAGGCCCAGAAGCTGATCTCGATCAGCCTGGAAGGCTCGGTGGGCTGACCGCCTGGGCAGCTACGACGACGGCGTGCTGCGGGCGGCCCATCGGCACAGCGCGCGGCACGCCGACGAGGTCAGGAGTAGCGTCCTGTGCGGATGCTTCTTCTGGCTCGAGGTTTTCGCGCCGGACGAGATCGCGGGCTGGATCGCCGATGACGGCACCGCCCTCTGTCCCCGGTGCGGCATCGACGCGGTGATCGGCGACCTCTCCGGCTACCCGGCCGGGAGCGCCGCGTTCCTGCGGGCGATGCGGGACGAATGGTTTTGAAGGACTTGGACTGACATGCTGGAAATCAAGAACCTCGTCGTGCAGATCGAGGACAACCGCATCCTGAACGGCCTGAACCTGACCGTGAACGACGGCGAGGTCGCGGCGATCATGGGCCCGAACGGCTCGGGCAAGTCGACGCTCTCCTACGTGATCGCCGGCAAGGAGGACTACGAGGTCCTCGACGGCGAGATCCTGCTCGACGGGCAGAACGTGCTGGAGATGGCCGCCGACGAGCGCGCCGCGGCCGGCATCTTCCTGGCCTTCCAGTACCCGCTGGAGATCCCCGGCGTCGGCACCATGACCTTCCTCAAGGCCTGCCTGAACGCGCAGCGCAAGGCGCGCGGCGAGGCCGAGCTGTCGACCCCGGACTTCATCCGCGCGGTGAACGGCGCGGCCGACAAGCTCGAGATCAACAAGGAGATGCTCAAGCGCGCCCTCAACGTCGGCTTCTCCGGCGGCGAGAAGAAGCGCATGGAGATCCTCCAGATGGCGCTGCTGCAGCCGAAGTTCTGCGTGCTCGACGAGACCGATTCCGGCCTCGACATCGACGCCCTGCGCATCGTCTCCGAGGGCGTGAACGCGCTCCGCGACCAGGGCCGCTCGTTCCTGGTGATCACCCACTACCAGCGGCTGCTCAACCACATCGTGCCCGACACCGTGCACGTCATGTCGAAGGGTCAGATCGTGAAGACCGGCGGCAAGGAGCTGGCCCTCGAGCTCGAGGCCTCCGGCTACGCCGAGTACCGCACCGGGGAGGCCGCCTGAGCCATGGCCGACGTCACCAACCTCCGCTCCCCCGCCGAGGCCGGCCTGTCGAAGTTGTTCGAGACCGCCCGCCAGAGCTTCGCCAGTGAGAAGGCGATCGCCCGCGAGGAGGCCTTCCGCTTCTTCGAGGCGACCGGCTTGCCGAGCCGGCGGGTCGAGGCGTTCAAGTACACGGACCTGCGCGCCGCGATCTCGGAGGCCGCGCCCCCGGCGGAGGCGCCGAGCCTCGACGTCGCCCGGGCGGCCGTCGCCGGGGCGAAGGGCTTCTCCGGCATCGAGGCCGCGCGCCTGACCTTCGTGAACGGCCATCTCGTCCGCGAGCTGTCGGATCTCGACCGGATCCCCGAGGGCGTCACGGTCGTCACGATGTCCGAGGCGCTGACCCGGGCCCATGTCGACCTGAAGCAGCTCGCCCCGGTGCCGCAGGCCCGGGAGAACCCGGTCTACCAGCTCAACACCGCCTTCCTGGCGGACGGCGCGCTGATCACGGTGGCGCCCGGCGCGAAGCCGGCGCGGCCGCTGCACCTGCGCTTCGTGGGCGCCGGGAACACGCCGTTCTCGACGGCGACGCGCGTGCTCGTCCAGCTGGGCGAGGGCGCGGAGTTCAGCCTGCTGGAGAGCCACGAGGGTCCGGACGGGCTCACCTGCCAGCCGAACGACGCCCTCGACGTGGTGGTCGGCCCGAAGGCGGCCTTCCGCCACACGCGCCTGAACACGGAGGGCGATGCCACCGTCGCGCTCTCGACCCTGTCGCTGAAGGTCGAGGCCGAGGGTCAGGTCGAGACCGTGAACCTCGTGACCGGGGCGGTGCTGTCGCGCCACCAGATCTACGTCCACGTCGCGGGCGACGACACGAACGTCGTGGTCAACGGCGCCGCCATGCTGCGCAAGGGCCAGCTCGCCGACTCGACGCTGCTCGCCGACCATGCCGCGGTGGGCGGCGTCGGCCGCGAGCAGTTCAAGTGGATCATCGACGGTGACGCCACCGGCGTGTTCCAGGGCAAGATCATCGTCCGTCAGGCTGCCCAGCAGACCGACGGCAAGATGAAGTCCGACTGCCTCCTCCTCACCGACGAGGGGCAGATGATGAACAAGCCGGAGCTGGAGATCTTCGCCGACGACGTGGCCTGCGGCCACGGGGCCACCTGCGGCGCGCCGGACGAGGACCTGCTGTTCTACCTGATGGCCCGCGGCCTGCCGCGCGCGACCGCCGAGAGCCTGCTCGTGCAGGCCTTCGTGGGCGAGGCCGTGGAGGCGGTCACGCACGAGGGCGCCCGCGCGGCGCTGATCGGCGAGATCGAGGCCTGGCTGACAGCGCGCGCTTGATCGTCCCGGCCGGTCCCGCTCCGCGGACCGGCCCTTCTCGAAACCTGATCCCGTTCCGAGGCTACCGCGTCGGCGGACCTCGAACGAGGGATCCAGGGATCGCAACGCCAGCTGGAGGCCTCCGTCGAGGCCTCCGCTTCGCTCCGGCACCTCAGGATGAGGGCTGTTCCCGGGATCGGCGAAGTCTTCGGAAGGTCGCGACCATGAACGCACCCGTCCTCACCCCCACCTACGACGTCGCGGCGATCCGGAAGGATTTCCCGATCCTGGCGCAGCAGGTCTACGGCAAGCCGCTCGTCTACCTCGACAACGCCGCCTCGGCGCAGAAGCCCCGGCAGGTGATCGACGCGATGGTCTCCTGCATGGAGACCGGCTACGCCAACGTCCACCGCGGCCTCCACTACATGGCGAACGCCGCCACGGAGGGCTTCGAGGGCGCGCGCGAGACGACGCGCCAGTTCCTCAACGCCGCCTCGACCGACGAGATCATCTTCACCCGCAACGCCACCGAGGCCTACAACCTCGTGGCCTCGTCGATGGGCTGGGCCGGCCTGATCGGGGAGGGGGACGAGATCATCCTCTCGATCATGGAGCACCACTCCAACATCGTGCCCTGGCACTTCCTGCGCGAGCGCCGGGGCGCCGTGATCAAGTGGGCGCCGGTGGACGACCAGGGCAATTTCCTGGTCGAGGAGTACGAGAAGCTGTTCTCGCCGCGGACCAAGATGGTGGCGATCACCCACATGTCGAACGTGCTCGGCACCGTGACGCCCGCCGCCGAGATCGTGCGCATCGCCCACGCCCACGGCGTGCCGGTCCTGCTCGACGGCGCGCAGAGCGCGGTGCACCAGCCCGTCGACGTGCGGGCGCTCGACTGCGACTTCTTCGTCTTCACCGGCCACAAGGTCTACGGCCCGACCGGGATCGGCGTGCTGTACGGCAAGAAGGAATGGCTGGAGCGCCTGCCGCCCTACCAGGGCGGCGGCGAGATGATCCGGACGGTGAGCGAGGACGCGATCACCTACAACGATCCGCCCCACCGGTTCGAGGCCGGCACCCCGGCCATCATCGAGGCGGTCGGTCTCGGCGCCGCGCTCGAGTACATGATGACGCTCGGGCGCGACGCGATCGCCGCCCACGAGGCGAAGCTCACCGCCTACGCGCAGGAGCGGCTCGGCGCGATGAATTCCCTGCGACTGATCGGCACCGCCCCGGGCAAGGGCGGCGTGATCGCCTTCGAGATGAAGGGAGCGCACGCCCACGACATCGCCACGGTGATCGACCGGCAGGGCGTCGCGGTGCGGGCCGGGACCCACTGCGCGATGCCGCTGCTCAAGCGGTTCGGCGTCACCTCGACCTGCCGCGCGTCGTTCGGGCTTTACAACACCACCGCCGAGATCGATGCCCTTGCCGAGGCGCTCGGCAGAGCAGAGATGCTGTTCACCTGATACTGGGATGAGGCTGGTCCCGCCCGCGCGGGTCCGGGGAGAGTGAAGCGATGAGCACCGACGCCACCATCACGGGCGGCATGAACGCCCCCGCCGTCGCCGGCGATTCCGCGATCCCGCCGGCGGAACTGGATCGCCTGACCGACGACATCGTCGCGGCGCTGAAGAGCGTCTACGATCCGGAGATCCCGGCCGACATCTACGAGCTCGGCCTGATCTACAAGGTCGATATCGGAGACGATCGGAAGGTCGCGATCGACATGACCCTCACCGCGCCCGGCTGCCCGGTCGCCGGCGAGATGCCCGGCTGGGTCGAGAACGCGGTATCCGCCGTGCCGGGCGTTCAGTCCTGCGCGGTGACGATGGTGTTCGATCCGCCGTGGGACCAGAGCCGCATGTCGGACGAGGCCCGCGTCGCCCTCGACATGTGGTAGCGCCTCGGGCGGAGCCTAACGGCGTCCCGAGGTCGTTCCCGGGCCCGGTGCACCTCGCGGCACGGCGCCCGATTGTCGTTTGACGGGAGACGCTTGCGCCGCCTGTTCGGTGCAGGTGTCGCACATCGATCCCGGCGCGCCTGCGGCCATCTACGCAGCCGTTAAGGTCCCGCTAACCATGACCCCGCAGATCGGAGGGCGGCCGCCGCGAGTGCGGCCACTCCCTCGATATGGTTGGTGGAAGCGGATGGCTGCGGGCTACGTGGTCGCGGCGTTCTTGGAGGCGGCCGGGCTGGTCGGCCTCGTGATCGCCGTGCTCAAGATGCGGACGGAGCGGCAGGCGCGGGCCGCGGAATTGCGGAGCTTCCTTCGTTCCGGCCAGATCCCGACCGTCGACACCGCCGGGACGCGCCGTCCCGCGGACACCGCCGCGCGCGCGGTAGCCGTCCCGTACACATCCGGCCGCGACGACGGTTCGGCGGCCCGGCCGTCGCCCGCCCGCGCGGCGCTCGGACGCGCCTTCATGTCCGGCGGCGCGGCGCCGCGGGCCGGGCTGACCGGCGCGATCAGCGCAGGATGACGTCGAGGCCGCTGCCGAACAGGACCACGGCGCTGAGCGTCAGCATGAACTTCAGGTCTTCGAGGCGGGCGCTCATGATCGATCCTCGTTGTTCGGCTGACTGGCCGCTGTTCCGATGATCGATGATCACCAGATTAACGAATCTTTCGCGAGTCCTTTCAGGATCCGTTAGGGATTTACCGACGGTTTCCCTTCGCTAACGTTACCGATGTGTTAAGGCGCGCCCCGGAGCCGTCGGCTCATTCTGATCCGGCGGCGCGGCACGACACGGGCCGGCCGGAACTCACGAAGGTTCGAGCCATGTCCCCACGTCCGCGCACACCCTTCGGGCGGGCCGTCGACTGGATGTTTCGGGACCGGACCACCGGCGCGATCACCGTCGCGCAGTGGCCGAACCTGCCGCTCTGGCTGTTCGCGGGCCTCAGCCTCGCGGCCTGGCTGGCCCAGGACAGGGAACCGCTGGCCTCCTGGCTGCCGACCTCCTCGCTATCGTTCGGGGCCGACATCGCGCTGACGTGGTGGGCGGTCGACGAGCTCGTGCGCGGCGTGAATCCCTGGCGCCGGATCCTCGGTGCAGCGACCCTTGTCGGTCTGGCCGCGCTGATCACGCTTCGGCGAGCGGCCTAGCGCCGGAACTCTGCTACCGGCAATTGTATTGCTTTACAGAAACTCAGCACGGAAACTGCATCGACCGAGCCGATCGCAGATGAGCGGCACAACATTCCGCTTCCAGATGGCCGGCGGAGTGTTCTGTTCGAAGCGGCTCTGCCAAGGCGAACCCATAACGGTAGGTTGCACCCGCCGAGAAAGTGTGAATGGTCGTGCCGCGCGCCGCGCGATCGGCGTCT from Methylobacterium sp. NMS14P includes:
- a CDS encoding O-acetylhomoserine aminocarboxypropyltransferase/cysteine synthase family protein, with amino-acid sequence MTDQNRPHRFATRAIHAGAAPDPATGARVQPIYFTNGFVFDSTEQAADIFAGRRTGFSYSRGSNPTVAALERRIADLEGAKAGVAVSSGQSAMQLVLMTLLKSGDAYVASPRLFGGSLGLMRRLDGRYDLKPRFARGMAPEDFEAAITPDCRAIFCESIVNPCASVVDLDGIAAVARRHNLPLVVDNTLASPALIRPIEHGADIVWHSTSKFLSGSGQTIGGVICDAGRFDWAKAGGYNLITEPWPDYDGLVLTEAFPETPFAAACRFFGLRDLGPGLSPMNAFLTLMGIETLPLRMERHCANARTVAAFLKDHPAVAWVSYPMLPGQPGEDLARRYTPDGPGSIFTFALKGGEPAALEFIAGLELISHLVNIGEIKSLAIHPSSTTHRQLPEHEKAAAQVGPETVRLSIGLESEADLIADLQQALDRLG
- a CDS encoding cytoplasmic protein, whose product is MLRAAHRHSARHADEVRSSVLCGCFFWLEVFAPDEIAGWIADDGTALCPRCGIDAVIGDLSGYPAGSAAFLRAMRDEWF
- the sufC gene encoding Fe-S cluster assembly ATPase SufC, which encodes MLEIKNLVVQIEDNRILNGLNLTVNDGEVAAIMGPNGSGKSTLSYVIAGKEDYEVLDGEILLDGQNVLEMAADERAAAGIFLAFQYPLEIPGVGTMTFLKACLNAQRKARGEAELSTPDFIRAVNGAADKLEINKEMLKRALNVGFSGGEKKRMEILQMALLQPKFCVLDETDSGLDIDALRIVSEGVNALRDQGRSFLVITHYQRLLNHIVPDTVHVMSKGQIVKTGGKELALELEASGYAEYRTGEAA
- the sufB gene encoding Fe-S cluster assembly protein SufB, giving the protein MPAVQETIDRVRSIDLDQYKYGFETTIEMEKSEKGISEDVVRFISAKKNEPAWLLEWRLDAYRRWLTMKEPEWARVSYDKVDYNDIYYYAAPKRPAAMSLDEIDPEILKTYEKLGIPLREVEVLEGIAPERRVAVDAVFDSVSVATTFKKELSKAGVIFMPISEAVQEYPELVQKYLGSVVPVTDNFFATLNSAVFSDGSFVYIPPGVRCPMELSTYFRINERDTGQFERTLIIADKGSYVSYLEGCTAPKRDDNQLHAAVVELVALDDAEIKYSTVQNWYPGDNEGKGGIYNFVTKRGDCRGARSKISWTQVETGSAITWKYPSCILRGDDSRGEFYSIAVSNGMQQVDSGTKMIHLGKNTTSRIISKGISAGRSQNTYRGLVSAHRKAKGARNFTNCDSLLIGDQCGAHTVPYIESKNASAVFEHEATTSKISEEQKFYCQQRGLSEEEATALIVNGFVRDVLQQLPMEFAVEAQKLISISLEGSVG
- a CDS encoding SufB/SufD family protein; the protein is MADVTNLRSPAEAGLSKLFETARQSFASEKAIAREEAFRFFEATGLPSRRVEAFKYTDLRAAISEAAPPAEAPSLDVARAAVAGAKGFSGIEAARLTFVNGHLVRELSDLDRIPEGVTVVTMSEALTRAHVDLKQLAPVPQARENPVYQLNTAFLADGALITVAPGAKPARPLHLRFVGAGNTPFSTATRVLVQLGEGAEFSLLESHEGPDGLTCQPNDALDVVVGPKAAFRHTRLNTEGDATVALSTLSLKVEAEGQVETVNLVTGAVLSRHQIYVHVAGDDTNVVVNGAAMLRKGQLADSTLLADHAAVGGVGREQFKWIIDGDATGVFQGKIIVRQAAQQTDGKMKSDCLLLTDEGQMMNKPELEIFADDVACGHGATCGAPDEDLLFYLMARGLPRATAESLLVQAFVGEAVEAVTHEGARAALIGEIEAWLTARA
- a CDS encoding response regulator — translated: MSDSPSDQPVVLLVEDDGLLLMEASDTLADAGFTVVEASHADKALKVLENRDDVGVLMTDVDMPQGSMDGFALARLVAHRWPLIPVLVVSGMGTPGPNDMPEGARFIPKPYEPTTLVRTLQAFIRRAA
- a CDS encoding cysteine desulfurase family protein; this encodes MSRARAYLDYNATAPVRPAVAESVARALTLPGNPSSIHAEGRAARAALEAARTEVAGLVNARAEQVVFTSGGTEAANAVLSGALRRRGDAAPTRLLHSATEHPCVAAGHRFPDAAVQEVPVTADGVVDLAALEARLAALTDETLLLSVHAANNETGAVQPLAEIVGLARAHGRTLVHSDAVQAAGKIPLDMAALGLDALTLSGHKFAAPKGVGAFVLAEGVTLETAFLRGGGQERRLRCGTECLPALVGMGEAARIAREALDPEAARLSALRDRIEAGVRAMAPDAAVFAAGAPRLPNTLSFSVPGLDAPAALIALDLAGVAVSSGSACSSGKVARSATLAAMGVGPDLAGGALRVSLGWNTVDEEVACFLDAFERVLETLYRRRGQAA
- a CDS encoding alpha/beta hydrolase; this translates as MPEVIFTGPAGRLEGRYQAPKKRGAPIAIILHPHPQFGGTMNNQIVYNLFYTFANRGFAALRFNFRGVGRSQGSFDHGSGELSDAAAALDWVQSVNPEAKSCWIAGVSFGSWIGMQLLMRRPEIEGFISIAAMANRYDFTFLAPCPSSGLFVHGSEDRVAPAREVMPVIEKVKTQKGVIIEHQMVEGANHFFDGKVEELTQTVDTYLDKRLGKREEAA
- a CDS encoding acetyl-CoA acetyltransferase; translation: MTRACIVGWAHTPFGKLEEPDVEGLIARVSGEALAHAGVEDAQVDGIYVGSMNTGFSKQGFEGSLVAVNRPGLAHAPATHLENACATGSAALYAALDFVDSGRGRVALVIGAEKMTAKSVAETGDILLGASYRKEEADIEGGFAGVFGRIAAGYFQRYGDRSEELARIAAKNHRNGVGNPYAQLRKDLGFDFCNRVSEKNPYVAAPLRRTDCSLISDGAAALVVADAETAEGLERAIGFRARAHVNDILPLSRRDPAEFKGARMAWERARAQAGIANEDLSFVETHDCFTIAELIEYEAMGLAAPGEGFRVVREGLAEKGGRLPINPSGGLKAKGHPVGATGVSMHVMACLQLMGEAGEMQVPRAELAGIFNMGGAAVANYVSILERRR